A window of the Falco rusticolus isolate bFalRus1 chromosome 1, bFalRus1.pri, whole genome shotgun sequence genome harbors these coding sequences:
- the HSPA12B gene encoding heat shock 70 kDa protein 12B, translated as MAMLLEPGMQSLRMGANSEQCPTPSPPGSPGTPHDSCSIAPLTPSQSPRSEARSQKTASFAVVVAIDFGTTSSGYAFSFSSDPEAIHMMRKWEGGDPGVANQKTPTSLLLTPEGIFHSFGYTARDYYHDLDPEEARDWLYFEKFKMKIHSTSDLTMKTELEAVNGKKMQALEVFAHALRFFKQHAVQELKDQCPSLPERDAIRWVITVPAIWKQPAKQFMREAAYKAGLVSPENPEQLLIALEPEAASIYCRKLRLHQLIDLSCKPPANGLAPDHSIDSSFRQAREQLRRSRHSRTFLVESGVGELWSEMQAGDRYIVADCGGGTVDLTVHQIEKPQGTLKELYKASGGPYGAVGVDLAFEKLLCHIFGEDFIATFKAKRPAAWVDLTIAFEARKRAAAPSRASPLNISLPFSFIDFYRKHRGQNVETALKKSNVNFVKWSSQGMLRMSSEAMSELFQPTINQIIKHIDDLLKKPEVQGIKFLFLVGGFAESAMLQHAIQVAFGPTCRVIIPQDVGLTILKGAVLFGLDPTIVRVRRSPLTYGVGVLNKFVEGKHPREKLLVKEGKNWCTDIFEKFVSVDQSVALGEVVQRSYCPARLGQRKTIINIYCCATDDVVYITDPGVRKCGTISLELEALGDAGSLAHGRREIRASMQFGDTEIKVTAMDIRTSKTVRATIDFLSN; from the exons ATGGCGATGCTCCTGGAGCCCGGGATGCAGAGTCTCCGGATGG gTGCCAACAGTGAGCAGTGCCCTACGCCAtccccccccggctccccagGGACACCTCATGACAGCTGCAGCATCGCCCCGCTGACACCCTCCCAGTCACCG agGAGCGAGGCTCGCTCCCAGAAAACTGCTTCCTTCGCTGTGGTGGTGGCCATTGACTTCGGCACCACATCCAGTGGCTACGCCTTCAGCTTCTCCAGCGACCCCGAGGCCATCCACATGATGAG GAAATGGGAAGGAGGGGACCCCGGGGTGGCCAACCAGAAGACCCCCACCAGCCTCCTGCTGACACCGGAGGGCATCTTCCACAGCTTTGGCTACACTGCCAGGGACTACTACCACGACCTGGACCCCGAGGAAGCCCGTGACTGGCTCTACTTTGAGAAGTTTAAGATGAAGATTCACAGCACCAGC GACCTCACCATGAAAACCGAACTAGAAGCTGTCAATGGGAAGAAGATGCAAGCACTGGAGGTGTTTGCCCACGCGCTCCGCTTCTTCAAGCAGCACGCTGTGCAG GAGCTGAAGGACCAGTGTCCGTCCCTGCCCGAGAGAGATGCCATCCGCTGGGTGATCACCGTGCCTGCCATCTGGAAGCAGCCGGCCAAGCAGTTCATGCGGGAGGCGGCCTACAAG GCTGGTTTGGTGTCCCCGGAGaacccagagcagctgctgatTGCGCTGGAGCCCGAAGCCGCTTCCATTTATTGCAGGAAACTTCGCCTCCACCAGCTGATCGACCTGAGCTGCAAGCCCCCGGCTAACGGGCTGGCGCCAGACCACTCCATCGACTCCAGCTTTCGGCAGG CCCGAGAGCAGCTCCGGCGGTCCCGGCACAGCCGCACCTTCCTGGTGGAGTCGGGAGTGGGGGAGCTCTGGTCAGAAATGCAGGCAG GTGACCGGTACATCGTAGCGGACTGCGGTGGTGGCACGGTGGACCTCACCGTCCACCAGATCGAGAAGCCGCAGGGAACACTGAAGGAGCTGTACAAAGCCTCAG ggGGTCCCTACGGGGCCGTGGGGGTGGACCTGGCCTTCGAGAAGCTGCTGTGCCACATTTTTGGGGAGGATTTCATCGCCACCTTCAAGGCCAAGCGTCCCGCCGCCTGGGTGGACTTAACCATCGCCTTTGAAGCCCGCAAGCGGGCGGCAGCCCCATCCCGCGCCAGCCCCCTCAACATCTCCCTGCCCTTCTCCTTCATTGACTTCTACCGCAAGCACCGGGGCCAGAACGTGGAGACAGCTCTCAAGAAGAGCAA tgTCAACTTTGTGAAGTGGTCATCCCAAGGGATGCTGCGGATGTCCTCAGAGGCCATGAGCGAGCTCTTCCAGCCCACCATCAACCAGATCATCAAACACATTG ATGACCTCCTGAAGAAACCGGAGGTCCAAGGCATCAAGTTCCTCTTCCTGGTGGGAGGCTTCGCGGAGTCGGCCATGCTGCAGCACGCCATCCAGGTGGCCTTCGGCCCTACCTGCCGCGTCATCATCCCCCAAGATGTGGGGCTGACCATCCTCAAAGGGGCCGTGCTCTTCGGCCTCGACCCCACCATCGTCCGCGTCCGCCGCTCCCCCCTGACCTACGGCGTCGGGGTGCTCAACAAGTTTGTGGAGGGGAAGCACCCTCGGGAGAAGCTGTTGGTGAAGGAGGGCAAGAACTGGTGCACCGACATCTTTGAGAAGTTCGTCTCTGTTGACCAGTCTGTGGCGCTGGGGGAAGTGGTCCAGCGCAGCTACTGCCCAGCCCGGCTGGGCCAGCGCAAAACCATCATCAACATCTACTGCTGTGCCACCGATGACGTGGTCTACATCACCGACCCCGGTGTACGCAAATGCGGCACAATCAGCCTGGAGCTGGAGGCACTGGGTGAtgctggcagcctggcccaCGGCCGCCGTGAAATCCGTGCCAGCATGCAATTTGGGGACACGGAGATCAAGGTCACTGCCATGGACATCCGCACCTCCAAGACGGTCCGAGCCACCATCGATTTCCTCTCCAACTGA